Proteins encoded in a region of the Oenanthe melanoleuca isolate GR-GAL-2019-014 chromosome 27, OMel1.0, whole genome shotgun sequence genome:
- the PLEKHM1 gene encoding pleckstrin homology domain-containing family M member 1 isoform X2, with amino-acid sequence MHSSHLEDPKEAIQLIKKQLVNAIKALQKQYVSSDTVVTSDDGNANTLCSALEAVFVHGLKAKHIKAETGGKGKKSGGRGPLPQPVFWGLLKSITHRNIVSELEQLVFINTDVGRCRAWLRLALNDSLMECYLKLLLRDCSRLHEYYQTPALLLDTEECEFLLCYLQGLSSLTFELSYKSAVLNEWTITPLSLSGLCPVSELLEPLTSSASEPRRKASLGSISQSSGSDEIEIQAPVLPISKASSKTKLTSSSLSLNTTSSSQLSSSLGSDSLPPAPCARSPERGEELLSCDSDLGTATAEDLDRSLQEVLSEFSKARPSPDAPEGQLLPSVLGCSPRAPPAPTHGTQQEPPPSTNISAWTGEPTPPARGDGDAGSTPGILAPQGGPGRAESDGSEGSPAVHSPTAQHLLSPLPGCPSWISEDDFYRPSPGESSRSTADTNGFGPEGDSKEPALGLISALDLERLSVPSSDTGKPKMSPEREQKGFSVVHRRQMGLSNPFRGLLKLGSLERRGAMGIWKEFSCELSPLELRLFLDHEERICVETYSLLRCESLALTHSDGRFELVFLGKKLFLRAPSRDEAEDWLDRIREALRKCRPQLEEEDWETLEYSENGGEAQPTQGDSSALQYSDVPGNSLDWTPAPEAELDAIKETVLYMDVDKTWVPFIFSLSLETLKCFKIRNNDKILSNSYGIETIQDILPDTSLGGPSFFKVITSKAVLKLQAENAEEAASWRELVREVLMSYLESAEEALTLGGSLDGHSQVVLKNIVKENGFLLQYLVAIPMEKGLDSQSFICAGCSRQIGFSFARPKLCAFSGLYYCDSCHQDEESVIPSRLIHNWDLTKRGVCKQAMKFLTQIRNQPLIDLKLVNESLYEHVEMMGRILRSREQLKLLGDYLIMCRSGALKELSKRLDHRHYLLECPHKYSVADLRQIADGVFETFLQSLLQFASHHVYSCDLCTQRGFICQICNSSDIIFPFQFDTTTRCSECKTVFHRDCHARAPSCPRCERRQRYQRQLETSTEPSL; translated from the exons CTGATCAAGAAGCAACTGGTGAATGCCATCAAGGCTTTGCAGAAGCAGTACGTGAGCTCGGACACCGTGGTCACCAGCGATGATGGCAACGCCAACACACTCTGCAGCGCCCTGGAAGCTGTGTTTGTGCACGGGCTGAAGGCAAAGCACATCAAGGCAGAGACtggggggaaagggaagaaatcaGGGGGTCGGGGCCCCCTTCCCCAGCCAGTCTTTTGGGGCCTGCTGAAGAGCATCACCCATCG AAATATTGTCTcggagctggagcagctggtgtTTATTAACACGGATGTGGGGCGCTGCCGGGCCTGGCTGCGGCTGGCACTGAACGACAGCCTCATGGAGTGTTacctgaagctgctgctgcgGGACTGCAGCCGGCTGCACGAGTACTACCagaccccagctctgctcctggacACTGAGGAGTGCGAGTTTCTCCTCTGCTACTTGCAGGGTTTATCGTCCTTAACCTTCGAGCTCTCCTACAAGTCAGCAGTTCTGAACGAGTGGACCATCACCCCGCTGTCCCTGTCGGGCCTGTGTCCTGTGTCcgagctgctggagcccctcACGTCCTCAGCCTCTGAACCCCGCAGGAAAGCATCACTGGGCTCCATCTCCCAGTCCTCGGGGTCTGATGAGATCGAGATCCAAGCCCCTGTCCTGCCCAtcagcaaagccagcagcaagACCAAGCTCACGTCATCCTCGCTGAGCCTGAACACCACGAGCTCgtcccagctctcctccagcctgggctccgACAGCCTCCCCCCGGCGCCCTGCGCCCGCAGCCCCGAGCGCGGCgaggagctgctgtcctgcgACTCCGACCTGGGCACGGCCACGGCCGAGGACCTGGACAGGTCCCTGCAGGA GGTGTTGTCCGAGTTCAGCAAGGCCAGGCCAAGCCCGGACGCCCCGGAGGGACAGCTGCTCCCcagtgtgctgggctgctccccCCGGGCTCCCCCGGCACCGACCCACGGAACGCAGCAGGAGCCTCCCCCCAGCACCAACATCTCTGCTTGGACAGGAGAGCCCACGCCCCCTGCCCGTGGGGATGGAGATGCTGGCAGCACACCCGGAATTCTGGCCCCTCAGGGTggtccaggcagagcagagagtgaTGGCAGCGAGGGGAGCCCGGCTGtccacagccccacagcccagcacctgcTCTCCCCCCTGCCGGGGTGTCCG AGCTGGATCTCAGAAGATGATTTCTACAGACCTTCCCCGGGAGAGAGCAGTAGGAGCACAGCTGACACCAACGGCTTCGGGCCAGAGGGGGACAGcaaggagccagccctggggctcaTCAGTGCCCTGGACTTGGAGAGGCTCTCAGTGCCATCCTCAGACACTGGGAAGCCCAAAATGTCCCCGGAGCGGGAGCAGAAGGGCTTCAGCGTGGTGCACCGCAGGCAGATGG GTCTTTCCAACCCTTTCCGTGGGCTGCTGAAGCTGGGCAGCCTGGAACGGCGAGGAGCCATGGGGATTTGGAAGGAGTTTTCCTGCGAGCTGTCCCCGCTGGAGCTGCGCCTCTTCCTGGACCACGAGGAGCGGATCTGCGTGGAGACCTACTCCCTGCTGCGCTGCGAGTCCCTGGCGCTGACCCACTCCGACGGCCGCTTCGAGCTGGTTTTCCTGGGCAAAAAGCTCTTCCTTCGAGCCCCTTCCCGGGACGAGGCCGAGGACTGGCTGGACAGGATCCGCGAGGCGCTGCGCAAGTGCCGGCcgcagctggaggaggaggactGGGAGACTCTGGAGTACTCTGAGAATGGAGGCGAAGCCCAGCCCACCCAGGGCGATTCCAGTGCTCTCCAGTACAGTGACGTGCCTGGGAACAGCTTGGACTGGACTCCAGCtccagaagcagagctggatgcaaTCAAAGAGACTGTTCTGTACATGGACGTGGACAAAACCTGGGTCCcgtttattttttccctgtctctAGAAACTCTGAAGTGctttaaaatcagaaacaatGACAAAATTTTAAGCAACAGTTATGGCATAGAGACCATCCAGGACATCCTTCCAGACACGAGCCTGGGAGGACCCTCCTTCTTCAAGGTGATCACCTCCAAGGCTGTGCTGAAGCTGCAGGCTGAGAACGCAGAGGAGGCGGCCTCGTGGCGGGAGCTGGTCCGAGAGGTGCTCATGTCCTACCTGGAGAGCGCCGAGGAGGCTCTGACCCTGGGGGGCAGCTTGGATGGGCACTCCCAGGTCGTCCTGAAGAACATCGTGAAGGAAAACGGCTTCTTGTTGCAGTACCTGGTGGCCATCCCCATGGAGAAGGGCCTGGACTCACAGAGCTTCATCTGTGCAG GCTGCTCCCGGCAGATCGGCTTCTCCTTCGCCAGGCCCAAGCTCTGCGCCTTCTCCGGCCTCTACTACTGCGACAGCTGCCACCAGGACGAGGAGAGCGTGATCCCCTCCCGCCTCATCCACAACTGGGATCTGACCAAACGAGGG GTGTGCAAGCAGGCCATGAAGTTCCTGACACAGATCCGAAACCAGCCGCTGATCGATCTGAAGCTGGTCAACGAGAGCCTCTACGAGCACGTGGAGATGATGGGGCGGATCCTGCGCAGCCGggagcagctgaagctgctgggGGATTATCTCATCATGTGCCGCAGCGGCGCCCTGAAGGAGCTCAGCAAGCG GCTTGATCACAGGCATTACCTCCTGGAGTGTCCCCACAAATACAGCGTGGCTGATCTGAGGCAG atCGCCGACGGCGTCTTCGAGACCTTCCTGCAGTCGCTGCTGCAGTTCGCATCCCACCACGTCTACAGCTGCGACCTGTGCACCCAGCGGGGCTTCATCTGCCAGATCTGCAACAGCAGCGACATCATCTTCCCCTTCCAGTTTGACACTACCACCAG gTGCAGTGAATGCAAAACTGTCTTCCACCGGGACTGCCATGCCCGAGCTCCATCGTGCCCGCGCTGCGAGCGGCGGCAGCGGTACCAGCGGCAGCTGGAgaccagcacagagcccagcctgtaG
- the PLEKHM1 gene encoding pleckstrin homology domain-containing family M member 1 isoform X1 has translation MHSSHLEDPKEAIQLIKKQLVNAIKALQKQYVSSDTVVTSDDGNANTLCSALEAVFVHGLKAKHIKAETGGKGKKSGGRGPLPQPVFWGLLKSITHRNIVSELEQLVFINTDVGRCRAWLRLALNDSLMECYLKLLLRDCSRLHEYYQTPALLLDTEECEFLLCYLQGLSSLTFELSYKSAVLNEWTITPLSLSGLCPVSELLEPLTSSASEPRRKASLGSISQSSGSDEIEIQAPVLPISKASSKTKLTSSSLSLNTTSSSQLSSSLGSDSLPPAPCARSPERGEELLSCDSDLGTATAEDLDRSLQEVLSEFSKARPSPDAPEGQLLPSVLGCSPRAPPAPTHGTQQEPPPSTNISAWTGEPTPPARGDGDAGSTPGILAPQGGPGRAESDGSEGSPAVHSPTAQHLLSPLPGCPKSWISEDDFYRPSPGESSRSTADTNGFGPEGDSKEPALGLISALDLERLSVPSSDTGKPKMSPEREQKGFSVVHRRQMGLSNPFRGLLKLGSLERRGAMGIWKEFSCELSPLELRLFLDHEERICVETYSLLRCESLALTHSDGRFELVFLGKKLFLRAPSRDEAEDWLDRIREALRKCRPQLEEEDWETLEYSENGGEAQPTQGDSSALQYSDVPGNSLDWTPAPEAELDAIKETVLYMDVDKTWVPFIFSLSLETLKCFKIRNNDKILSNSYGIETIQDILPDTSLGGPSFFKVITSKAVLKLQAENAEEAASWRELVREVLMSYLESAEEALTLGGSLDGHSQVVLKNIVKENGFLLQYLVAIPMEKGLDSQSFICAGCSRQIGFSFARPKLCAFSGLYYCDSCHQDEESVIPSRLIHNWDLTKRGVCKQAMKFLTQIRNQPLIDLKLVNESLYEHVEMMGRILRSREQLKLLGDYLIMCRSGALKELSKRLDHRHYLLECPHKYSVADLRQIADGVFETFLQSLLQFASHHVYSCDLCTQRGFICQICNSSDIIFPFQFDTTTRCSECKTVFHRDCHARAPSCPRCERRQRYQRQLETSTEPSL, from the exons CTGATCAAGAAGCAACTGGTGAATGCCATCAAGGCTTTGCAGAAGCAGTACGTGAGCTCGGACACCGTGGTCACCAGCGATGATGGCAACGCCAACACACTCTGCAGCGCCCTGGAAGCTGTGTTTGTGCACGGGCTGAAGGCAAAGCACATCAAGGCAGAGACtggggggaaagggaagaaatcaGGGGGTCGGGGCCCCCTTCCCCAGCCAGTCTTTTGGGGCCTGCTGAAGAGCATCACCCATCG AAATATTGTCTcggagctggagcagctggtgtTTATTAACACGGATGTGGGGCGCTGCCGGGCCTGGCTGCGGCTGGCACTGAACGACAGCCTCATGGAGTGTTacctgaagctgctgctgcgGGACTGCAGCCGGCTGCACGAGTACTACCagaccccagctctgctcctggacACTGAGGAGTGCGAGTTTCTCCTCTGCTACTTGCAGGGTTTATCGTCCTTAACCTTCGAGCTCTCCTACAAGTCAGCAGTTCTGAACGAGTGGACCATCACCCCGCTGTCCCTGTCGGGCCTGTGTCCTGTGTCcgagctgctggagcccctcACGTCCTCAGCCTCTGAACCCCGCAGGAAAGCATCACTGGGCTCCATCTCCCAGTCCTCGGGGTCTGATGAGATCGAGATCCAAGCCCCTGTCCTGCCCAtcagcaaagccagcagcaagACCAAGCTCACGTCATCCTCGCTGAGCCTGAACACCACGAGCTCgtcccagctctcctccagcctgggctccgACAGCCTCCCCCCGGCGCCCTGCGCCCGCAGCCCCGAGCGCGGCgaggagctgctgtcctgcgACTCCGACCTGGGCACGGCCACGGCCGAGGACCTGGACAGGTCCCTGCAGGA GGTGTTGTCCGAGTTCAGCAAGGCCAGGCCAAGCCCGGACGCCCCGGAGGGACAGCTGCTCCCcagtgtgctgggctgctccccCCGGGCTCCCCCGGCACCGACCCACGGAACGCAGCAGGAGCCTCCCCCCAGCACCAACATCTCTGCTTGGACAGGAGAGCCCACGCCCCCTGCCCGTGGGGATGGAGATGCTGGCAGCACACCCGGAATTCTGGCCCCTCAGGGTggtccaggcagagcagagagtgaTGGCAGCGAGGGGAGCCCGGCTGtccacagccccacagcccagcacctgcTCTCCCCCCTGCCGGGGTGTCCG AAGAGCTGGATCTCAGAAGATGATTTCTACAGACCTTCCCCGGGAGAGAGCAGTAGGAGCACAGCTGACACCAACGGCTTCGGGCCAGAGGGGGACAGcaaggagccagccctggggctcaTCAGTGCCCTGGACTTGGAGAGGCTCTCAGTGCCATCCTCAGACACTGGGAAGCCCAAAATGTCCCCGGAGCGGGAGCAGAAGGGCTTCAGCGTGGTGCACCGCAGGCAGATGG GTCTTTCCAACCCTTTCCGTGGGCTGCTGAAGCTGGGCAGCCTGGAACGGCGAGGAGCCATGGGGATTTGGAAGGAGTTTTCCTGCGAGCTGTCCCCGCTGGAGCTGCGCCTCTTCCTGGACCACGAGGAGCGGATCTGCGTGGAGACCTACTCCCTGCTGCGCTGCGAGTCCCTGGCGCTGACCCACTCCGACGGCCGCTTCGAGCTGGTTTTCCTGGGCAAAAAGCTCTTCCTTCGAGCCCCTTCCCGGGACGAGGCCGAGGACTGGCTGGACAGGATCCGCGAGGCGCTGCGCAAGTGCCGGCcgcagctggaggaggaggactGGGAGACTCTGGAGTACTCTGAGAATGGAGGCGAAGCCCAGCCCACCCAGGGCGATTCCAGTGCTCTCCAGTACAGTGACGTGCCTGGGAACAGCTTGGACTGGACTCCAGCtccagaagcagagctggatgcaaTCAAAGAGACTGTTCTGTACATGGACGTGGACAAAACCTGGGTCCcgtttattttttccctgtctctAGAAACTCTGAAGTGctttaaaatcagaaacaatGACAAAATTTTAAGCAACAGTTATGGCATAGAGACCATCCAGGACATCCTTCCAGACACGAGCCTGGGAGGACCCTCCTTCTTCAAGGTGATCACCTCCAAGGCTGTGCTGAAGCTGCAGGCTGAGAACGCAGAGGAGGCGGCCTCGTGGCGGGAGCTGGTCCGAGAGGTGCTCATGTCCTACCTGGAGAGCGCCGAGGAGGCTCTGACCCTGGGGGGCAGCTTGGATGGGCACTCCCAGGTCGTCCTGAAGAACATCGTGAAGGAAAACGGCTTCTTGTTGCAGTACCTGGTGGCCATCCCCATGGAGAAGGGCCTGGACTCACAGAGCTTCATCTGTGCAG GCTGCTCCCGGCAGATCGGCTTCTCCTTCGCCAGGCCCAAGCTCTGCGCCTTCTCCGGCCTCTACTACTGCGACAGCTGCCACCAGGACGAGGAGAGCGTGATCCCCTCCCGCCTCATCCACAACTGGGATCTGACCAAACGAGGG GTGTGCAAGCAGGCCATGAAGTTCCTGACACAGATCCGAAACCAGCCGCTGATCGATCTGAAGCTGGTCAACGAGAGCCTCTACGAGCACGTGGAGATGATGGGGCGGATCCTGCGCAGCCGggagcagctgaagctgctgggGGATTATCTCATCATGTGCCGCAGCGGCGCCCTGAAGGAGCTCAGCAAGCG GCTTGATCACAGGCATTACCTCCTGGAGTGTCCCCACAAATACAGCGTGGCTGATCTGAGGCAG atCGCCGACGGCGTCTTCGAGACCTTCCTGCAGTCGCTGCTGCAGTTCGCATCCCACCACGTCTACAGCTGCGACCTGTGCACCCAGCGGGGCTTCATCTGCCAGATCTGCAACAGCAGCGACATCATCTTCCCCTTCCAGTTTGACACTACCACCAG gTGCAGTGAATGCAAAACTGTCTTCCACCGGGACTGCCATGCCCGAGCTCCATCGTGCCCGCGCTGCGAGCGGCGGCAGCGGTACCAGCGGCAGCTGGAgaccagcacagagcccagcctgtaG
- the PLEKHM1 gene encoding pleckstrin homology domain-containing family M member 1 isoform X3, with protein MHSSHLEDPKEAIQLIKKQLVNAIKALQKQYVSSDTVVTSDDGNANTLCSALEAVFVHGLKAKHIKAETGGKGKKSGGRGPLPQPVFWGLLKSITHRNIVSELEQLVFINTDVGRCRAWLRLALNDSLMECYLKLLLRDCSRLHEYYQTPALLLDTEECEFLLCYLQGLSSLTFELSYKSAVLNEWTITPLSLSGLCPVSELLEPLTSSASEPRRKASLGSISQSSGSDEIEIQAPVLPISKASSKTKLTSSSLSLNTTSSSQLSSSLGSDSLPPAPCARSPERGEELLSCDSDLGTATAEDLDRSLQEVLSEFSKARPSPDAPEGQLLPSVLGCSPRAPPAPTHGTQQEPPPSTNISAWTGEPTPPARGDGDAGSTPGILAPQGGPGRAESDGSEGSPAVHSPTAQHLLSPLPGCPKSWISEDDFYRPSPGESSRSTADTNGFGPEGDSKEPALGLISALDLERLSVPSSDTGKPKMSPEREQKGFSVVHRRQMGLSNPFRGLLKLGSLERRGAMGIWKEFSCELSPLELRLFLDHEERICVETYSLLRCESLALTHSDGRFELVFLGKKLFLRAPSRDEAEDWLDRIREALRKCRPQLEEEDWETLEYSENGGEAQPTQGDSSALQYSDVPGNSLDWTPAPEAELDAIKETVLYMDVDKTWVPFIFSLSLETLKCFKIRNNDKILSNSYGIETIQDILPDTSLGGPSFFKVITSKAVLKLQAENAEEAASWRELVREVLMSYLESAEEALTLGGSLDGHSQVVLKNIVKENGFLLQYLVAIPMEKGLDSQSFICAGCSRQIGFSFARPKLCAFSGLYYCDSCHQDEESVIPSRLIHNWDLTKRGVCKQAMKFLTQIRNQPLIDLKLVNESLYEHVEMMGRILRSREQLKLLGDYLIMCRSGALKELSKRLDHRHYLLECPHKYSVADLRQER; from the exons CTGATCAAGAAGCAACTGGTGAATGCCATCAAGGCTTTGCAGAAGCAGTACGTGAGCTCGGACACCGTGGTCACCAGCGATGATGGCAACGCCAACACACTCTGCAGCGCCCTGGAAGCTGTGTTTGTGCACGGGCTGAAGGCAAAGCACATCAAGGCAGAGACtggggggaaagggaagaaatcaGGGGGTCGGGGCCCCCTTCCCCAGCCAGTCTTTTGGGGCCTGCTGAAGAGCATCACCCATCG AAATATTGTCTcggagctggagcagctggtgtTTATTAACACGGATGTGGGGCGCTGCCGGGCCTGGCTGCGGCTGGCACTGAACGACAGCCTCATGGAGTGTTacctgaagctgctgctgcgGGACTGCAGCCGGCTGCACGAGTACTACCagaccccagctctgctcctggacACTGAGGAGTGCGAGTTTCTCCTCTGCTACTTGCAGGGTTTATCGTCCTTAACCTTCGAGCTCTCCTACAAGTCAGCAGTTCTGAACGAGTGGACCATCACCCCGCTGTCCCTGTCGGGCCTGTGTCCTGTGTCcgagctgctggagcccctcACGTCCTCAGCCTCTGAACCCCGCAGGAAAGCATCACTGGGCTCCATCTCCCAGTCCTCGGGGTCTGATGAGATCGAGATCCAAGCCCCTGTCCTGCCCAtcagcaaagccagcagcaagACCAAGCTCACGTCATCCTCGCTGAGCCTGAACACCACGAGCTCgtcccagctctcctccagcctgggctccgACAGCCTCCCCCCGGCGCCCTGCGCCCGCAGCCCCGAGCGCGGCgaggagctgctgtcctgcgACTCCGACCTGGGCACGGCCACGGCCGAGGACCTGGACAGGTCCCTGCAGGA GGTGTTGTCCGAGTTCAGCAAGGCCAGGCCAAGCCCGGACGCCCCGGAGGGACAGCTGCTCCCcagtgtgctgggctgctccccCCGGGCTCCCCCGGCACCGACCCACGGAACGCAGCAGGAGCCTCCCCCCAGCACCAACATCTCTGCTTGGACAGGAGAGCCCACGCCCCCTGCCCGTGGGGATGGAGATGCTGGCAGCACACCCGGAATTCTGGCCCCTCAGGGTggtccaggcagagcagagagtgaTGGCAGCGAGGGGAGCCCGGCTGtccacagccccacagcccagcacctgcTCTCCCCCCTGCCGGGGTGTCCG AAGAGCTGGATCTCAGAAGATGATTTCTACAGACCTTCCCCGGGAGAGAGCAGTAGGAGCACAGCTGACACCAACGGCTTCGGGCCAGAGGGGGACAGcaaggagccagccctggggctcaTCAGTGCCCTGGACTTGGAGAGGCTCTCAGTGCCATCCTCAGACACTGGGAAGCCCAAAATGTCCCCGGAGCGGGAGCAGAAGGGCTTCAGCGTGGTGCACCGCAGGCAGATGG GTCTTTCCAACCCTTTCCGTGGGCTGCTGAAGCTGGGCAGCCTGGAACGGCGAGGAGCCATGGGGATTTGGAAGGAGTTTTCCTGCGAGCTGTCCCCGCTGGAGCTGCGCCTCTTCCTGGACCACGAGGAGCGGATCTGCGTGGAGACCTACTCCCTGCTGCGCTGCGAGTCCCTGGCGCTGACCCACTCCGACGGCCGCTTCGAGCTGGTTTTCCTGGGCAAAAAGCTCTTCCTTCGAGCCCCTTCCCGGGACGAGGCCGAGGACTGGCTGGACAGGATCCGCGAGGCGCTGCGCAAGTGCCGGCcgcagctggaggaggaggactGGGAGACTCTGGAGTACTCTGAGAATGGAGGCGAAGCCCAGCCCACCCAGGGCGATTCCAGTGCTCTCCAGTACAGTGACGTGCCTGGGAACAGCTTGGACTGGACTCCAGCtccagaagcagagctggatgcaaTCAAAGAGACTGTTCTGTACATGGACGTGGACAAAACCTGGGTCCcgtttattttttccctgtctctAGAAACTCTGAAGTGctttaaaatcagaaacaatGACAAAATTTTAAGCAACAGTTATGGCATAGAGACCATCCAGGACATCCTTCCAGACACGAGCCTGGGAGGACCCTCCTTCTTCAAGGTGATCACCTCCAAGGCTGTGCTGAAGCTGCAGGCTGAGAACGCAGAGGAGGCGGCCTCGTGGCGGGAGCTGGTCCGAGAGGTGCTCATGTCCTACCTGGAGAGCGCCGAGGAGGCTCTGACCCTGGGGGGCAGCTTGGATGGGCACTCCCAGGTCGTCCTGAAGAACATCGTGAAGGAAAACGGCTTCTTGTTGCAGTACCTGGTGGCCATCCCCATGGAGAAGGGCCTGGACTCACAGAGCTTCATCTGTGCAG GCTGCTCCCGGCAGATCGGCTTCTCCTTCGCCAGGCCCAAGCTCTGCGCCTTCTCCGGCCTCTACTACTGCGACAGCTGCCACCAGGACGAGGAGAGCGTGATCCCCTCCCGCCTCATCCACAACTGGGATCTGACCAAACGAGGG GTGTGCAAGCAGGCCATGAAGTTCCTGACACAGATCCGAAACCAGCCGCTGATCGATCTGAAGCTGGTCAACGAGAGCCTCTACGAGCACGTGGAGATGATGGGGCGGATCCTGCGCAGCCGggagcagctgaagctgctgggGGATTATCTCATCATGTGCCGCAGCGGCGCCCTGAAGGAGCTCAGCAAGCG GCTTGATCACAGGCATTACCTCCTGGAGTGTCCCCACAAATACAGCGTGGCTGATCTGAGGCAG GAGCGCtga